The following are from one region of the Cytobacillus firmus genome:
- a CDS encoding aminotransferase class I/II-fold pyridoxal phosphate-dependent enzyme: MSQYKTPLFSGLLAHAKKDPVQFHIPGHKKGAGIDPEFREYIGDNALAIDLINIGPLDDLHQPKGIIKEAQDLAAEAFGADKTFFSVQGTSGAIMTMVMAVCGPGDKIIVPRNVHKSVMSAIVFSGATPIFIHPEIDENLGISHGITTESVSKALELHPDAKGVLVINPTYFGVSADLKKIVEIAHSYNVPVLVDEAHGVHIHFHDELPLSAMQAGADLAATSVHKLGGSMTQSSILNMKGNLVSAKRVQSILSMLTTTSTSYLLLASLDVARKRLATEGKELIQKTIDLAQSIRRRINEIDRLYCVGEEILKTKAAHDYDPTKLIISVKELGMNGFDVENWLREHHNIEVEMSDLYNILCIVTPGDSEREADILVSALAELASDRKGNTEKLETQVLLPNIPVLSLTPRDAFYADTELVPFDESEGRIIAEFIMVYPPGIPIFIPGEIITGENLRYIKTNMEAGLPVQGPEDYDFKYLRVIEEHKAIR; encoded by the coding sequence TTGTCTCAATACAAAACACCGTTATTCAGCGGTTTGCTTGCACACGCAAAGAAGGATCCCGTACAGTTTCATATACCCGGCCATAAAAAAGGAGCAGGGATTGATCCGGAATTCAGGGAATATATTGGTGATAATGCACTTGCCATTGATTTGATCAATATTGGCCCGCTTGATGATCTCCATCAGCCAAAAGGCATTATTAAAGAAGCCCAGGATCTTGCAGCTGAAGCCTTTGGAGCGGATAAAACATTCTTTTCTGTTCAAGGAACAAGCGGAGCCATCATGACCATGGTTATGGCTGTATGCGGTCCAGGAGATAAAATTATTGTTCCGAGAAATGTTCATAAATCAGTCATGTCTGCCATTGTTTTTTCAGGCGCAACTCCTATCTTTATACATCCTGAAATTGATGAAAACCTGGGCATATCTCATGGGATTACAACTGAATCAGTATCAAAAGCCCTTGAACTTCATCCGGACGCAAAAGGGGTATTAGTGATTAACCCTACTTATTTCGGTGTTTCGGCAGATTTGAAGAAAATCGTCGAAATTGCACATTCATATAATGTGCCCGTCCTGGTTGATGAAGCCCATGGTGTGCATATTCACTTCCATGATGAGCTGCCATTATCCGCCATGCAGGCAGGTGCTGATTTAGCAGCAACATCTGTCCACAAACTGGGCGGGTCCATGACGCAAAGTTCAATTTTGAATATGAAAGGAAATCTTGTTTCGGCTAAAAGGGTTCAATCCATTTTAAGCATGCTGACAACAACTTCCACTTCCTATTTATTGCTTGCCTCCCTGGATGTTGCCAGGAAACGTCTGGCTACAGAGGGAAAGGAACTCATTCAAAAGACGATTGATTTGGCCCAATCCATTCGCCGCCGCATCAATGAGATTGACCGGCTCTATTGTGTCGGTGAAGAAATACTGAAAACCAAAGCGGCGCATGACTATGATCCGACCAAATTGATTATTTCAGTCAAAGAGCTTGGCATGAATGGTTTCGATGTGGAGAATTGGCTTCGGGAACATCATAATATTGAAGTAGAAATGTCTGATTTATATAATATCCTTTGCATTGTTACCCCTGGTGACTCTGAACGGGAAGCCGATATTTTAGTTTCTGCTCTTGCCGAACTCGCCAGTGATCGCAAAGGGAATACTGAAAAGCTTGAAACTCAAGTGCTTCTCCCTAACATTCCCGTTTTATCGCTTACACCCCGTGATGCATTTTATGCTGATACAGAGCTTGTTCCATTCGACGAATCTGAGGGCAGAATAATTGCTGAATTCATTATGGTTTATCCGCCTGGGATACCTATTTTTATTCCGGGAGAAATCATAACCGGGGAAAACCTCCGTTATATAAAAACGAACATGGAAGCTGGACTGCCGGTTCAGGGACCAGAGGATTATGATTTCAAGTATCTTCGCGTTATTGAAGAGCACAAGGCAATCAGATAA
- a CDS encoding GapA-binding peptide SR1P has translation MGTIVCQACNSTIDHFEDEKVTVLYSKKCNCCDGEKTEKTNK, from the coding sequence ATGGGTACAATCGTATGCCAGGCTTGCAATTCAACTATTGATCACTTTGAGGATGAAAAAGTAACTGTTTTATATTCAAAAAAATGCAATTGCTGCGACGGAGAAAAAACAGAGAAGACAAACAAATAA